A single region of the Apodemus sylvaticus chromosome 7, mApoSyl1.1, whole genome shotgun sequence genome encodes:
- the LOC127690028 gene encoding olfactory receptor 143-like yields the protein MQHMKPMIVENESSVSEFILMGLPYQPELRWPLFVLFLVNYTATVMGNLSLMTLICLNLHLHTPMYFFILNLSFIDFCYSFVFTPKMLMGFVSEHNTISFTGCMTQLFFFCLFVNSECYVLTAMAYDRYVAICRPLLYTVVMSPRACSLLMLAALLMGISSAIVHTGCIIQLRFCGSKVINHYMCDTFPLLELSCDSNHVSELISSVSVAVVVVISSLIIVSSYALILVNVIHLSSSKGWSKAVSTCSSHVITVALVYGFGLLAHIKPSSAKSVVQRKFFSVVYTFVLPLLNPLIYSLRNKDVKLAMKRILKRVTI from the coding sequence ATGCAACACATGAAGCCAATGATTGTGGAAAATGAATCTTCAGTGTCTGAGTTCATTCTTATGGGACTGCCATATCAGCCTGAGCTCCGGTGGCCCTTATTTGTCCTGTTCTTGGTGAACTATACAGCCACTGTGATGGGAAACCTAAGTTTAATGACTCTCATCTGTCTGAATTTGCATCTGCACACACCAATGTACTTTTTTATCCTCAATTTGTCCTTCATTGACTtctgttattcatttgtttttacccCCAAAATGCTGATGGGATTTGTATCAGAACACAACACCATCTCTTTCACAGGATGCATGACTCAGctgttttttttctgtctttttgttaACTCTGAGTGCTATGTGCTGACAGCCATGGCCTATGATAGATATGTGGCCATCTGTAGGCCTCTGCTATACACAGTAGTCATGTCTCCCAGGGCTTGTTCCCTGCTAATGCTTGCTGCACTCTTAATGGGTATCTCTTCTGCCATTGTCCACACAGGATGTATAATTCAGCTCAGGTTTTGTGGTTCAAAAGTTATCAACCACTACATGTGTGATACCTTCCCCCTCCTTGAGCTTTCCTGTGATAGCAACCATGTCAGTGAGCTCATAAGTTCTGTTTCTGTGGCTGTAGTTGTTGTTATATCTAGCCTCATTATTGTATCCTCTTATGCTTTGATTCTTGTCAATGTTATCCATTTGTCATCATCTAAGGGCTGGTCCAAAGCTGTGAGCACGTGTAGTTCTCACGTAATAACTGTTGCCCTCGTCTATGGATTTGGCTTGCTTGCCCATATCAAACCATCATCTGCAAAATCTGTAGTTCAAAGGAAATTTTTTTCAGTAGTTTACACTTTTGTGCTGCCTTTGTTGAATCCTCTCATTTATAGCCTCAGGAACAAGGATGTCAAGCTTGCTATGAAGAGAATACTAAAGAGAGTCACAATCTAA